The following nucleotide sequence is from Lysobacter panacisoli.
GGCTCCTTGCGATCCAGCGAACTGTCGAACTTGTCGCCGCGTCCGCCTGGAATGCGGCTGTCGTAATTCCAGCCGGTGTAATGCACGACCACGTCCTGGCCCGAGATTGCCACCGCGCCGGTACCGACGCGCTCGTCGATGGATTCGAACTTCGCGATCGTGCCGCCCGGCGGCGGCCCCGGATCGGCGCAGGCCGTGAGCAGGGCGAGGAGGGCGGCGATCGACGCGGTGCGCAGCATGCGCGGCAGGGAAATGTTCATGCGCACAGCGTAATGCAACGGCGAACCGGGCGCGTTGCCGCATTCGCGTAGTTCATTCCTGCACGTGTTCCCTCGTTGCTGCGACATGGCGCCCAGATGCGGGCGCCACGAGTCGCTAACGTCCCATCGAGACGATCACGCGGCCGGAATGCGCCGTTCGTACTCTGCCTCGAGCGGGCCGTGCGTGGCCCAGAAGCCCGGCGGTGTACGGCCGGAGAGACGGTCCGCGAGGATGCCCAGGTGCGTGTGCCAGCCACCCGACACGCTGACCATGCCGTCGCGGCTTCCGAGTCGGCTGTGGGTGAGGACCAGGTGCACTTCGTCGCCGCGCGGCGTGAGTTCGAAGCGCACTTCCGATTCGCCGCTGCCCTCGGCCCAGGTGTAAGCGAGCACGCGCGGCGGATCGCATTCGAGGATATGACCGCCGAAGGACATGCGACCGCCGTACTTCTCGTACTTCGGCGGCGGCGCGACGTCGTTGTCGGTCAGCGCGTTGTTGTGGAAGACCAGCTCGACCTGGCCACCGATGCGCAGGTCCATGTCGCCGGACGCGAGCCAGCTTCCGCGCTTTTCGGATTCGGTGAGGTAGGCCCAGACGCGCTCGATCGGTCCGGGCAGGAGGCGCTCGATGCGCACGGTGTTGGGAGCGATGACAGTGCCGAAGTCGTTCATGGGATGGCTTCCTGGTGGGGGCGGCAGGCGCGCTCAGCGCCTGTTGCGGGGCGGGCGTGGCGTGCGGGACGGGGGCTTGCGCGGCGAGGGGGGCTTGCTGGCGCGGTCTTCCGCACGCAGCAGCGCTTCGAGTACGTCGAGCTTCTGGTTCCAGAACTTCTCGTAATGGCGGATCCACTCCATGCCGGCGTGCAACGGTCCGGCGTCCAGGCGGCACATGTGGATGCGACCCTGGACCTCGCGCTGGACCAGGCCGGCGTGCTCGAGCGCCTTGATGTGCTTGGACGCGGCGGCGAGCGAGATCTCGAACGGCTGGGCCAGTTCGCCCACGCTGCGCGGCTGGCGGGCGAGGTCGCGCAGCATCGCGCGACGGGTGGGATCGGCCAGTGCGCGGAACACGGCGTCGAGGCGTTGGGAGTGATCTTCAACCATGAGGTTGAATATCTTCGTGCGAGTGGAAACTGTCAACCATGTGGTTGAACGTTCCGACGAACGGCATGCTCTGGCCTGCGGCCGCGGCCGTTCACGTTTCGATGATCGGGGGATCGCGCGCTCCAGGAACCGACTCAATGCCGCATCCGAACAAGACCGCGCCGCAACGCCACTTCGGCAAGCATCGCGGCGTGGTGGTGGACAACATCGATCCTCTGCAACTGGGGCGCGTGCTGGTGCAGGTGCCCAAGGTGTTCAATGGCGATGCGCGCTGGGCGATGCCGTGCGTTCCGGTGGCGGGACATCAGAGCGGCATGTTCCTGTTGCCGCCCGTGGGTGCGCCGGTGTGGGTGGAGTTCGAGCAGGGCGATGCCGAGCTGCCGATCTGGGTCGGCGGCTACTGGGTCGATGCCTCGGAACTGCCGTCGCTGGCGCAGGCCGGGCATTCGGTCGCGCCGGCACTGGTGCTGCAGACGCCCGGACAGAACGCGCTGACCGTGTCGGACCTTCCCGGCCCGGACGGCGGCGTCGTGCTGCGCACGCAGGCGGGCGCATCGATCTCGGTCAACGAAGCCGGCATCACCATCAGCAACGGTCGCGGCGCGAGCATCGTCCTGGCCGGCTCGATGGTCACCATCAACGACGGCGCGCTGACGGTGGTCTGACGATGGCCGGCGCGATCGTGCACCTAGGCGCAAGCGTGACCTGCGCGCACGGCGGGCCGGCCGTGCCGACGGTGCCATACTCGCGCGTGACGCTGTCCGGCCATCCGGTCGTCACCGTCGCCGCGCCGTACGAGATCGCGCACTGCAACCTGCAGGCACCCGCCGACGCGCTGCGCTGCACCGGCGGGCAATGGCTGCAGGGCAGCACGCGCGTGTTCGCGGGCGGCCGCGCACTGGTGCTCGACAACAGTCCGTCGATCTGCGTGCCCAACGGTGCGGCGATGCTGGTGCTGGAGTGCCAGACGCGGGTCAACGCAATCTAGCGCTTTTCCTGCATCGCGAACCTGCAATTCCCTACCTGCCGATGGCGCGCTGGCGCAGGCGTGACGTTCGGTCGCCTCGCTACTGTGTCCGCGACTTCGGGAGCGGGGCGAGCGATGCATTGGAGATGGGTTTGGATGCTGGCCGTGCTGTGCGCATCGGCGCAGGCACACGTGGTGCACAAGTGCGTGGCCCCGGGCGCGACGGTGAGCTACCAGGACACACCGTGCCCCGAAGGCGAGCGCGAACACGGCAGCTGGGATGCGATGCCCGAACCGCCACCCAGCGCGGAAGAGCTGCGCGCGCAGGAGGAACGGCGCCGCAGCGGACGCGAGGAGTCGGAGTTCTTCTCGCGCCGTGCGGGCACCAGCGGCACCGGAGTGGCCCGTTTCGCGCCTCAGCGTGCGCCGCGCACGAGCGGCGCCTCATCGTGCGATGCCGCGAAGGCGAAGCGGCAACGCAGGCTCGATGCGGTGGGCCTCAAGCGCACTTACGAGCTGCTGCAGAAGCTCGACGAAGAGGTGCGCGCGGCTTGTGGCTGACTCAGAACGCCAGCTGCAAGCGCACCTGCAACAGGCGCGGATCGTCGTCCACGCCGCGACGACGGCTGTCGGCGATCACGTAGTTGGCCATGACGCGCACGTGCGGGTCGAGGTACCAGGTCGCGCCGAGGTTCCAGTCCGACTGGTATCCGCCTCGCGACGCGGCCGAATCGAGATCCAGCGTGCTGTAGCGAACGAACAGTTCCCACGCCATACCATCGCCGATCGTCGGCGAGGACACCGTGCCGGCCTTGTAGTTGCGGCGATGACCGCTGGGGGACCAGCTCGCCAGCGCGTAACCGCCGCTGCCGCGAAGGTCGGGCAGGTCGGCGCGGGTGGAGCGCACCGCGACCGCTTCGCCCTGCAACGACCATGCGCCGTGGATCCACAGCGCTTCCAGTCCGGCGCGAAGGTTGCGGTCCACATCGGCGATGGTGCCGGTGTCGACCAGGCTGGAAGTCGCGAGCGCACTCTCGGGCTTGCTGGAGAAACGCGCGGTCGCGCTGTCGGGCGAATCGACGCCGGCGCCGATGCCGAGATGGATCAGGTCGTCGCCACGGTGGAACACCCGCGAGGCGCGCGCGGATGCCGCGATGCCTTCGTTCTTTCCGTCGAGACGCTTGCCGAACACGGCCGTGTTCAATGCGTAGTCTCCGGATACATAACCGTAGCCCACGCCGATGCGACGCCCGTACGCGAACGCGCCTGCCAGCGAGGCTTCCATCATGGGCGTCTGTCGCGCACTCGTGGCGTCTTCCATCAGGAACGGCTGCTTGAACTGGCCAAGGCGCAAGGTATGGCCTTTGGCCGGATTCAACTGCAGGACGACGTCGGGTGTCGAGCGATCGGTGAACTCGTGTTCGACATTGAACTGCCATGCATCGCCCTTGAGCACGAAGCCCAGGCGTGCGGAACGGACCTTGTCGACGTCCTCGAACTGTTTGATGTCGGGATCGGCTTCGACCGCATCGTAGTAGACGACGCCGGTCGGCTTGAACGAGATGCCTTCGGCATGGACATGGTTGGAGACGGCCAGGGCGAGCAGGGCGAGGGTGCAGCTGGAACGAAGGGACGGCATGCAATACATCCGGTGATCGTGATCGCGCATCGGCGCGTGGCCGATGCGTTCGTAAGGGAAAGTGGAGCGTGCGTGGCGCACGGTGCGTGCGCCACGCGGCAGACGTCAGAATTCCTGCCAGTCAGTGTCGCCGCCGCTCGCGGCGGCCTTGACGCGGAGCTTCGGCGCAGGCGTCACGCGGCGCGCCGGTGGCACGGCGGTGCGCTTGTTCGGGCGGGGAAGGTCGATGACGTCGGCGGGTGCGGCCTGCGCTGCCTGTGCCGTGCGGGTCGCGCGGAACACCGCCACCGTCTGCACCAGCTGCTCGGCCTGCTGCTCCAGACTGCGCGCAGCGGCGGATGCTTCTTCCACCAGCGCGGCGTTCTGCTGCGTACCCTCGTCCATCGAGGTGATGGCGTGGTTGATCTGGTCGATGCCCGAGCTCTGCTCCTGCGATGCCGCCGAGATGTCCGCGATGATATCGGTCACCTTCCGCACGCTGGTCACGATCTCTTCCATCGTGCGACCGGCGTGACCGACCAGAACGCTGCCTTCCTCGACCTTGGTCATCGAGTCGGTGATCAGCTGCTTGATCTCCTTGGCGGCATTGGCCGAACGTTGTGCGAGCGAGCGCACTTCCGCGGCGACCACCGCGAAGCCGCGGCCCTGCTCGCCGGCCCGCGCGGCTTCGACCGCGGCGTTCAGCGCCAGGATGTTGGTCTGGAAGGCGATGCCGTCGATCACGCCGATGATGTCGCCGATCTTCTTCGACGAGGTGGTGATGTCGTTCATCGTCTGCACGACTTCGCCCACCACCGTACCGCCCTGGCCGGCGACTTCGGCCGCGGTCTGCGCGAGCTGGTTGGCCTGACGCGCGTTGTCGGCGTTCTGGCGCACGGTCGAAGTGAGTTCTTCCATCGACGATGCGGTTTCTTCCAGCGACGCGGCCTGCTGCTCGGTGCGCTGCGACAGGTCGTTGTTGCCGGCGGCGATCTCGGCGGCAGCGCTGCTGATCGCGTCAGAACCCTGTCGGATCTGGCCGACGATCTGCGCGAGCTGCTCGACGGTGCGGTTGGCGTCGTGCGAGAGACGCCCGAACTGGCCGGGCAGTTCGACTTCGACGCGACGATCGAGATCGCCAGCGGTTACCGCGGAGAGCAGAGAACCGACTTCATCCAGCCCGTGGTCGGCGGTAGCCATCAGTTCGTTCAATGCCTGCACCACGTCGCGATAGACGAATTCGAAATGCTGCGCATCGCCACGTACGGAGAAATCGCCCGCGACCGCGGCGTCGACCAGCGTCTTTATCTCGGCGTTGATTGCCTGCATGCCCTGCTTGACCGAGTCGACGGCGGCGGTGATGCGCGCCTTCTGGCCCGGCAGGCGGTCCATGTCCACCGACAGGTCGCCGCGCGCATAGGCCGCGACGACCTCGATCGCACGGGCGTTCATCTGGATGTGCGACTGCACCAGTGCGTTGATCTGCTGCGCCATGCGACCGTACGCGCCGGGCAGGGCAGAGCTGTCGACGCGGAAGTCGATCTCGCCTTCGTCGTGGCGGCGCGCGATCTCGCCCTGCGCCTGTTCGAAGCGCTGCAGCGTGGCCTGCATCTGCTGCATGCTGCGCAGCAGGCGGCCGGCCTCGTCCTCGCTTTCCACGACGATGCGGTCGTCGATGCGGCCCGCCGCGATGCCCTCGGCAACCTGCGTCGCGCGCAGCAGCGGACGGGAGATGGCGCGCGCGAGCAGCACGCCGAGCGCCGTCGCGAGCAGCACCAGCACGCCGATGCCGATGGCCATGCTGAGCTGGGTGCGGTGGTAGTCGGCCTCGGACTGCGCGACCAGCGCGTCCAGCCCCTTGGCGTTGTGCTCGGTCAGCACGTCCAGGGCCTCGAACAGCTTCCGGCGCGACGGACGCGATTCCTCGCCGGATACACGCCTGGCCTCGTCGAAATCGTCGGCGGCGATCGCGGCCATCATCCGACCGTGCGCGGCGAAGTAATTGTCCAGCCCGGCGCGTACCGTGCCGAACAGCCTGCGCTCCTCGTCGCCGTTGATGAGCTTCTCGTATGCCGACAGGGTCTCCTTCAGATCGGTCTCCACGCCGTTCATGCGCTTGCTGTAGTCGGCCAGTTCCTCGGCCTTGCCCTGGAACTGCAGCTGCGAGATCTCGTAGGTCCGGTACTCGCCCAGTTGTCCGCGCATGCCGAGCAGATGGCGGACCGACGGCACCCAGTTGCGGTTGATGTCGGTGATCTGCGTGTTGCGCGTGCTCAGCTGGACCATTGCGTAACCGCCAAGCGTGGCGGCCAGTGCGATGACGACGACGAAAGCCACTGCCAGTTTCCGGGCAATGGAGAGATTCCTGAAGGTATTCATGGGGGGTGTTTATCCGTAAGCGGACAAGGCCGCGGATTGTTTCAATCCGGTTAACGGCGGCCCCCATGAGGGCTGAAGACGCAAAGCTGAACGCCCGGTCAGGTAAATCCCGACCGGGTATGTGGGGAGAATCGGACGCGTCGTCGATACGCGTCGGTATGCGTTACGCGGTTTCCTGTTCCGCCGCGATGCGCGCGATCTCCGCTTCGAGCAGTTGCGGATGCACGAGGAACTGGTCGCTGGCGAGCAGTTCGCGTCCGCGCTCGTGCACGGCCACGCGCTCGAGCTGGATGTTGGGGCCGTCGCGGAACAACTCGATGTAGCTGTCAAGCACGCCCGACAGGGTGCCCTGAGCGGTGTCGGGTGCGGCGAGGATCAACTGCAGGCCGAGTGAGCGCAGGTAATTTGTGGTGGCGCGCGCGTTCTGCGCGTCGATCTTGTCGCCGAACTCGTCGAGCATGATCACGCCGATGCCGCCCTGCTGGCCTTCGCCCTTGCCGTAGGCGGCGGCGAGTGCGGCGCCGGCGATCACGTACAGCGGCGCGCGGTGCTCGCCGCCGGAGCCCGAACGCATGCGCTCGCTGAGCGTGCCGATCACCGTGTCCTCCTGCTTGATCACCACCTCGAACGTGAAGAAGCGGCGGTAATCGTCGAGCGGCGAGGGCGTGCCCGCGGCCTTGCCGCCCCGGTCCTCGATGATGTCGCGGAACGCGGCAGGCACTTCGCCGGCAGTGCCAAACAGCGTGTCGCTCTCGCCGACTTCGGCGGCCTTGCCGATGAAGCGGTGCAGCTCGCGGAACTCCGGTGCGACGTCGTAACGGAACTCGTAGCGCTCGTTGTTCGAGAACGCCGGGCTGCGTCGCAGCGTGCGGTTGAGCGTGCCGATCTGATGGCGCAGGCGGGTGAAGTTGTCGTACAGCGCCGAGGCCACATTGGCGCGGAAGGTCTCGACCGCGGTGGTGTAGGCCTCGTCGGCGGCGGACTGGTGCTGCACCAGCTCGGTGCCCTGCAGGTAGGCGATGTCCTTGCCGAGCAGTGCGCTGGCACGGCGCCACTCGTGCGCTTCCATCTCTAGCGTGACGACGTGGTCCTTCGCGTATTGCTGGAAGCGGCTCCACGCCTCGGGATTGAGGCGATCGAGCAGCTTGTCGCTCTCGTCCGCGCGCGCCTGGCAACGCTGCATGCGCTCGGCGAGCTCCGGGTGCTTCGCATCGAGATCGTCGCGATGCTGTTCGACCAGATTCGCATCGACGTCGGCATGCGCGAACGCCTCGCTCGCGGCGCGCGCGATGGCGTCGCTGCCTTCTCGCAACGCAGTCAGGGCGGTTTCGGCTTCGCCACGCTTGCCCTCGGACAGCGCTTCTTCGCGCAGCAGGCGTTCGACCAGTTCTTCCAGTTCGCGGCGATGCTGTTCGGCTTCGCGCGCGTGTTCGCTCAAGCGCAGAAGGTCAGGGCTCTCGAGCGCGTCGCGGCTCTCGACCAGCGAGCGGTAGCGCGACGCGGCCTCGCGGTGCTGCAACAGCAGCGCGTGCGCGGCGCCAGCGAGCTCCTCGGCGTCGCCGATGCGCGACAGGCCAGTGGCGCTGGCCTGAAGCGGGCGCCAGCGTGCTTCGAGCTCGCG
It contains:
- a CDS encoding FKBP-type peptidyl-prolyl cis-trans isomerase is translated as MNISLPRMLRTASIAALLALLTACADPGPPPGGTIAKFESIDERVGTGAVAISGQDVVVHYTGWNYDSRIPGGRGDKFDSSLDRKEPFSFLLGAGRVIRGWDEGVAGMRVGGKRILMIPPEYGYGREGAGGVIPPNGSLVFEVELLEVRPH
- a CDS encoding methyl-accepting chemotaxis protein, which codes for MNTFRNLSIARKLAVAFVVVIALAATLGGYAMVQLSTRNTQITDINRNWVPSVRHLLGMRGQLGEYRTYEISQLQFQGKAEELADYSKRMNGVETDLKETLSAYEKLINGDEERRLFGTVRAGLDNYFAAHGRMMAAIAADDFDEARRVSGEESRPSRRKLFEALDVLTEHNAKGLDALVAQSEADYHRTQLSMAIGIGVLVLLATALGVLLARAISRPLLRATQVAEGIAAGRIDDRIVVESEDEAGRLLRSMQQMQATLQRFEQAQGEIARRHDEGEIDFRVDSSALPGAYGRMAQQINALVQSHIQMNARAIEVVAAYARGDLSVDMDRLPGQKARITAAVDSVKQGMQAINAEIKTLVDAAVAGDFSVRGDAQHFEFVYRDVVQALNELMATADHGLDEVGSLLSAVTAGDLDRRVEVELPGQFGRLSHDANRTVEQLAQIVGQIRQGSDAISSAAAEIAAGNNDLSQRTEQQAASLEETASSMEELTSTVRQNADNARQANQLAQTAAEVAGQGGTVVGEVVQTMNDITTSSKKIGDIIGVIDGIAFQTNILALNAAVEAARAGEQGRGFAVVAAEVRSLAQRSANAAKEIKQLITDSMTKVEEGSVLVGHAGRTMEEIVTSVRKVTDIIADISAASQEQSSGIDQINHAITSMDEGTQQNAALVEEASAAARSLEQQAEQLVQTVAVFRATRTAQAAQAAPADVIDLPRPNKRTAVPPARRVTPAPKLRVKAAASGGDTDWQEF
- a CDS encoding DUF4124 domain-containing protein, with the protein product MLAVLCASAQAHVVHKCVAPGATVSYQDTPCPEGEREHGSWDAMPEPPPSAEELRAQEERRRSGREESEFFSRRAGTSGTGVARFAPQRAPRTSGASSCDAAKAKRQRRLDAVGLKRTYELLQKLDEEVRAACG
- a CDS encoding phage baseplate assembly protein V — its product is MPHPNKTAPQRHFGKHRGVVVDNIDPLQLGRVLVQVPKVFNGDARWAMPCVPVAGHQSGMFLLPPVGAPVWVEFEQGDAELPIWVGGYWVDASELPSLAQAGHSVAPALVLQTPGQNALTVSDLPGPDGGVVLRTQAGASISVNEAGITISNGRGASIVLAGSMVTINDGALTVV
- a CDS encoding ArsR/SmtB family transcription factor; the encoded protein is MVEDHSQRLDAVFRALADPTRRAMLRDLARQPRSVGELAQPFEISLAAASKHIKALEHAGLVQREVQGRIHMCRLDAGPLHAGMEWIRHYEKFWNQKLDVLEALLRAEDRASKPPSPRKPPSRTPRPPRNRR
- a CDS encoding SRPBCC family protein, which codes for MNDFGTVIAPNTVRIERLLPGPIERVWAYLTESEKRGSWLASGDMDLRIGGQVELVFHNNALTDNDVAPPPKYEKYGGRMSFGGHILECDPPRVLAYTWAEGSGESEVRFELTPRGDEVHLVLTHSRLGSRDGMVSVSGGWHTHLGILADRLSGRTPPGFWATHGPLEAEYERRIPAA
- a CDS encoding OprO/OprP family phosphate-selective porin, with the translated sequence MPSLRSSCTLALLALAVSNHVHAEGISFKPTGVVYYDAVEADPDIKQFEDVDKVRSARLGFVLKGDAWQFNVEHEFTDRSTPDVVLQLNPAKGHTLRLGQFKQPFLMEDATSARQTPMMEASLAGAFAYGRRIGVGYGYVSGDYALNTAVFGKRLDGKNEGIAASARASRVFHRGDDLIHLGIGAGVDSPDSATARFSSKPESALATSSLVDTGTIADVDRNLRAGLEALWIHGAWSLQGEAVAVRSTRADLPDLRGSGGYALASWSPSGHRRNYKAGTVSSPTIGDGMAWELFVRYSTLDLDSAASRGGYQSDWNLGATWYLDPHVRVMANYVIADSRRRGVDDDPRLLQVRLQLAF